The following are encoded together in the Mesoterricola sediminis genome:
- a CDS encoding GGDEF domain-containing protein: MRSLGHILLGGVQFGEDEEHAQFQFRFLFVIVLSGIFTSGSFILGHLAEANPMGPVHATVMGLHIAACAILAGLLYGRRDRFRGVAWAYGAICLGVMTSALVHVPADELRILWFFLSLPAFHLLLGPRAGAAYAVAAMAIILALNPRLTAAYSVHALATALVGMTYLAIVFHAFSSRSISYHAQLVASKQRLRAWSLRDPLTGLANLRAYRGAADQALALARRTGTPLAVLFIDLDHFKRINDTHGHEAGDAVLVAVARCLASEVRSSDTAGRIGGEEFAVLLPATDGAGALALGEKLRRAVEALEIPAGSARLRVTASIGVAGLSGHHAAYEALQAEADAAMYRAKQGGRNRVAVLTDDGAGTGGPPPLEPAAFEAANCPACAFGRGEGTCPLAAVVRTHAHARAEAGEILLALAPPDGAGGRACALGRNPAA, encoded by the coding sequence ATGCGGTCGCTCGGCCATATCCTTCTGGGCGGAGTCCAGTTCGGCGAAGACGAGGAGCACGCCCAGTTCCAGTTCCGCTTCCTCTTCGTCATCGTCCTGTCCGGGATCTTCACCTCCGGGAGCTTCATCCTCGGCCACCTGGCCGAGGCCAATCCCATGGGGCCCGTCCACGCCACGGTCATGGGCCTCCACATCGCCGCCTGCGCCATCCTGGCCGGGCTCCTCTACGGCCGCAGGGACCGCTTCCGGGGCGTGGCCTGGGCCTACGGGGCCATCTGCCTGGGGGTGATGACCTCCGCCCTGGTCCACGTGCCCGCGGACGAGCTCCGGATCCTCTGGTTCTTCCTGAGCCTCCCCGCCTTCCACCTCCTCCTGGGCCCCCGGGCCGGGGCCGCCTACGCCGTGGCCGCGATGGCCATCATCCTCGCCCTGAACCCCCGGCTCACGGCGGCCTATTCCGTCCACGCCCTCGCCACGGCCCTGGTCGGGATGACCTACCTCGCGATCGTCTTCCACGCCTTCTCGAGCCGCTCGATCTCGTACCACGCGCAGCTGGTGGCCTCCAAGCAGCGCCTCCGCGCGTGGTCCCTGCGCGACCCCCTGACGGGCCTGGCCAACCTGCGGGCCTACCGCGGGGCCGCGGACCAGGCCCTGGCGCTGGCGCGGCGGACCGGGACTCCCCTCGCGGTCCTCTTCATCGACCTGGACCACTTCAAGCGCATCAACGACACCCACGGCCACGAGGCCGGCGATGCGGTCCTCGTGGCCGTGGCCCGGTGCCTGGCCTCCGAGGTCCGGTCCTCGGACACGGCAGGGCGCATCGGCGGGGAGGAATTCGCGGTGCTCCTGCCCGCCACGGACGGCGCCGGCGCCCTGGCCCTGGGCGAGAAGCTCCGGCGGGCCGTGGAGGCCCTGGAGATCCCCGCGGGGAGCGCCCGCCTCCGCGTCACCGCCAGCATCGGGGTGGCCGGGCTTTCGGGACACCACGCCGCCTACGAGGCCCTCCAGGCGGAGGCCGACGCCGCCATGTACCGGGCCAAGCAGGGCGGACGCAACCGCGTCGCGGTGCTCACGGACGACGGGGCCGGCACGGGCGGTCCGCCGCCCCTGGAGCCGGCGGCCTTCGAGGCCGCGAACTGCCCCGCCTGCGCCTTCGGGCGGGGCGAGGGCACGTGCCCCCTCGCGGCGGTGGTGCGGACCCACGCCCATGCCCGCGCCGAGGCCGGCGAGATCCTCCTGGCCCTGGCGCCGCCCGACGGCGCTGGAGGGCGGGCCTGCGCCCTGGGCCGGAACCCGGCCGCCTGA